In one window of Brassica rapa cultivar Chiifu-401-42 chromosome A07, CAAS_Brap_v3.01, whole genome shotgun sequence DNA:
- the LOC103828706 gene encoding uncharacterized protein LOC103828706 isoform X1, with amino-acid sequence MAKWSALVLIMMVVIAATVTVEANKQNAWIKCFRKCSKPCKPNDGNCYERCKIKCGGPNPPHGPGGPPPPSKTLYEMVSVEVRGRKK; translated from the exons ATGGCAAAATGGAGTGCCTTAGTGTTGATAATGATGGTGGTGATTGCTGCTACGGTCACAGTAGAAGCAAATAAGCAAAATGCTTGGATTAAATGTTTTCGCAAATGTTCTAAACCTTGTAAGCCTAACGACGGTAACTGTTATGAACGTTGTAAAATTAAATGTGGTGGCCCAAATCCTCCTCATGGTCCAGGAGGACCCCCTCCTCCATCTAA AACTTTATATGAAATGGTATCTGTGGAAGTTCGCGGAAGgaagaaataa
- the LOC103828706 gene encoding uncharacterized protein LOC103828706 isoform X2, translated as MAKWSALVLIMMVVIAATVTVEANKQNAWIKCFRKCSKPCKPNDGNCYERCKIKCGGPNPPHGPGGPPPPSKQNFI; from the exons ATGGCAAAATGGAGTGCCTTAGTGTTGATAATGATGGTGGTGATTGCTGCTACGGTCACAGTAGAAGCAAATAAGCAAAATGCTTGGATTAAATGTTTTCGCAAATGTTCTAAACCTTGTAAGCCTAACGACGGTAACTGTTATGAACGTTGTAAAATTAAATGTGGTGGCCCAAATCCTCCTCATGGTCCAGGAGGACCCCCTCCTCCATCTAA ACAGAACTTTATATGA